Proteins encoded within one genomic window of Bos indicus x Bos taurus breed Angus x Brahman F1 hybrid chromosome 18, Bos_hybrid_MaternalHap_v2.0, whole genome shotgun sequence:
- the LOC113876049 gene encoding cationic amino acid transporter 3-like isoform X1 codes for MSTMLGQCLRQFGQKLVHRKPQFREEPESPETPPLNTLDLVVIGLDNMLGAGIYILIGGVAKYVAGPAIILFLLVAGLTTLLSGLCYVELATGVKVPVSGYYVSYVTMGQLYAFITGWNLLLYLIIATACIARAWSSTFDSLIGNHISEALGGTFSLQMPYFLASFPDFLALGLVLLLTGLLALRVYDSTVINKVFTGLNILVLSFIILSGFIKGDLHNWKLIEQDYTLAAAGSGDADSLGLLGSGGFVPFGFDGILQGAATCFYAFVGFAHIVNAGRKARNPQWSIPLAVMISFFICFLVCFGVSAALTLMVPYYLIQLESPLPQAFVYVGWESAKYVVAVGTLCILLYSLLSIMFIMAQLTYAMAKDGLLFRGLAWIPAPTNARTDAPTDARIIVRTIALTGNPIMAVFVPGTLAAVMALLFDFTDLVDLMSLRSLLAYSLVTFSVLVLRYQPAQNGSKKEKTEEETKVEPEVEGGPLESEPEAGTSNILKSLWFPPSTNPTRKSGQIVYGCASLVVLLLTILSLILYQ; via the exons ATGTCTACGATGCTGGGTCAGTGTCTTCGCCAGTTTGGTCAGAAGCTGGTCCACAGGAAGCCACAGTTCAGGGAGGAACCTGAGAGTCCCGAGACCCCTCCTCTGAACACCCTGGACCTGGTGGTGATAGGTTTGGACAACATGTTGGGAGCTGGCATATACATCCTGATTGGGGGAGTGGCCAAATACGTAGCTGGACCAGCAATCATCCTTTTCTTACTGGTGGCCGGCCTGACTACTCTGTTGTCTGGGCTGTGTTATGTCGAGTTGGCAACCGGAGTAAAAGTACCTGTTTCTGGGTATTATGTCAGCTATGTCACAATGGGACAACTGTACGCCTTCATCACTGGCTGGAACCTCTTACTGTATTTAATTATTG CCACTGCCTGTATAGCCCGGGCCTGGAGCTCCACCTTTGACAGCCTGATTGGGAACCACATCTCTGAGGCATTAGGGGGAACTTTCTCTCTGCAAATGCCCTACTTCCTGGCCTCATTTCCAGACTTTCTTGCCCTGGGCCTGGTGCTGCTGCTCACAG GACTCCTGGCTCTGAGAGTTTATGACTCAACCGTGATTAACAAAGTGTTCACAGGCTTGAACATTTTGGTCCTCAGCTTCATCATCCTCTCTGGCTTCATTAAGGGAGACCTGCACAACTGGAAGCTCATAGAACAGGACTACACATTGGCTGCAGCTGGATCTGGTGATGCCGATAG CTTGGGCCTTCTGGGTTCTGGAGGGTTTGTGCCTTTTGGctttgatggaattctccagggagcaGCTACATGTTTCTACGCATTTGTTGGTTTTGCTCACATTGTCAATGCAG GGAGAAAAGCCAGAAATCCTCAGTGGTCCATACCCTTGGCTGTCATGATCTCCTTCTTCATCTGCTTTTTGGTGTGTTTTGGTGTCTCGGCGGCCCTCACCCTCATGGTGCCCTACTACCTGATTCAGCTCGAGAGCCCCTTGCCGCAGGCTTTCGTCTATGTTGGGTGGGAGTCTGCCAAATATGTCGTGGCTGTTGGCACCCTCTGCATTCTTTTATACAG CCTTCTGAGTATCATGTTTATCATGGCTCAGTTGACCTATGCAATGGCAAAGGACGGGCTTCTTTTCCGGGGACTTGCCTGGATCCCTGCCCCCACCAATGCCCGCACTGATGCCCCCACCGATGCCCGCATCATTGTCCGCACCATTGCCCTCACAGGAAACCCCATCATGGCCGTCTTCGTTCCTGGAACTCTTGCAG CGGTCATGGCGTTACTCTTTGACTTCACTGACCTGGTGGACCTCATGTCACTTCGGTCCCTGCTTGCTTACTCCCTGGTGACATTTTCTGTCCTCGTCCTCAG GTATCAACCAGCCCAGAACGGAAgcaagaaggagaaaacagaggaggaaactaaGGTGGAGCCTGAAGTTGAAGGAGGTCCTTTGGAATCTGAACCTGAAGCAGGAACCTCAAACATTCTAAAGAGTCTGTGGTTCCCTCCCAGCACCAACCCCACCCGGAAATCTGGCCAGATTGTCTATGGATGTGCCTCCCTGGTTG TTCTCCTGCTGACCATCCTGAGCCTGATCCTGTACCAGTGA
- the LOC113876049 gene encoding cationic amino acid transporter 3-like isoform X2 codes for MSTMLGQCLRQFGQKLVHRKPQFREEPESPETPPLNTLDLVVIGLDNMLGAGIYILIGGVAKYVAGPAIILFLLVAGLTTLLSGLCYVELATGVKVPVSGYYVSYVTMGQLYAFITGWNLLLYLIIATACIARAWSSTFDSLIGNHISEALGGTFSLQMPYFLASFPDFLALGLVLLLTGLLALRVYDSTVINKVFTGLNILVLSFIILSGFIKGDLHNWKLIEQDYTLAAAGSGDADSLGLLGSGGFVPFGFDGILQGAATCFYAFVGFAHIVNAGRKARNPQWSIPLAVMISFFICFLVCFGVSAALTLMVPYYLIQLESPLPQAFVYVGWESAKYVVAVGTLCILLYSLLSIMFIMAQLTYAMAKDGLLFRGLAWIPAPTNARTDAPTDARIIVRTIALTGNPIMAVFVPGTLAAVMALLFDFTDLVDLMSLRSLLAYSLVTFSVLVLRYQPAQNGSKKEKTEEETKVEPEVEGGPLESEPEAGTSNILKSLWFPPSTNPTRKSGQIVYGCASLVACSPPP; via the exons ATGTCTACGATGCTGGGTCAGTGTCTTCGCCAGTTTGGTCAGAAGCTGGTCCACAGGAAGCCACAGTTCAGGGAGGAACCTGAGAGTCCCGAGACCCCTCCTCTGAACACCCTGGACCTGGTGGTGATAGGTTTGGACAACATGTTGGGAGCTGGCATATACATCCTGATTGGGGGAGTGGCCAAATACGTAGCTGGACCAGCAATCATCCTTTTCTTACTGGTGGCCGGCCTGACTACTCTGTTGTCTGGGCTGTGTTATGTCGAGTTGGCAACCGGAGTAAAAGTACCTGTTTCTGGGTATTATGTCAGCTATGTCACAATGGGACAACTGTACGCCTTCATCACTGGCTGGAACCTCTTACTGTATTTAATTATTG CCACTGCCTGTATAGCCCGGGCCTGGAGCTCCACCTTTGACAGCCTGATTGGGAACCACATCTCTGAGGCATTAGGGGGAACTTTCTCTCTGCAAATGCCCTACTTCCTGGCCTCATTTCCAGACTTTCTTGCCCTGGGCCTGGTGCTGCTGCTCACAG GACTCCTGGCTCTGAGAGTTTATGACTCAACCGTGATTAACAAAGTGTTCACAGGCTTGAACATTTTGGTCCTCAGCTTCATCATCCTCTCTGGCTTCATTAAGGGAGACCTGCACAACTGGAAGCTCATAGAACAGGACTACACATTGGCTGCAGCTGGATCTGGTGATGCCGATAG CTTGGGCCTTCTGGGTTCTGGAGGGTTTGTGCCTTTTGGctttgatggaattctccagggagcaGCTACATGTTTCTACGCATTTGTTGGTTTTGCTCACATTGTCAATGCAG GGAGAAAAGCCAGAAATCCTCAGTGGTCCATACCCTTGGCTGTCATGATCTCCTTCTTCATCTGCTTTTTGGTGTGTTTTGGTGTCTCGGCGGCCCTCACCCTCATGGTGCCCTACTACCTGATTCAGCTCGAGAGCCCCTTGCCGCAGGCTTTCGTCTATGTTGGGTGGGAGTCTGCCAAATATGTCGTGGCTGTTGGCACCCTCTGCATTCTTTTATACAG CCTTCTGAGTATCATGTTTATCATGGCTCAGTTGACCTATGCAATGGCAAAGGACGGGCTTCTTTTCCGGGGACTTGCCTGGATCCCTGCCCCCACCAATGCCCGCACTGATGCCCCCACCGATGCCCGCATCATTGTCCGCACCATTGCCCTCACAGGAAACCCCATCATGGCCGTCTTCGTTCCTGGAACTCTTGCAG CGGTCATGGCGTTACTCTTTGACTTCACTGACCTGGTGGACCTCATGTCACTTCGGTCCCTGCTTGCTTACTCCCTGGTGACATTTTCTGTCCTCGTCCTCAG GTATCAACCAGCCCAGAACGGAAgcaagaaggagaaaacagaggaggaaactaaGGTGGAGCCTGAAGTTGAAGGAGGTCCTTTGGAATCTGAACCTGAAGCAGGAACCTCAAACATTCTAAAGAGTCTGTGGTTCCCTCCCAGCACCAACCCCACCCGGAAATCTGGCCAGATTGTCTATGGATGTGCCTCCCTGGTTG CCTGTTCTCCTCCACCTTGA